The stretch of DNA AGCAGGCGGCTCCCGTGGCGGGCCACCAGCCACCCGGAAAGCGGCAGCGAAGCCAACGACCCAAACGGAACGGCCAGCAGTACCCCGCCCAGTTCGGCGTCGGAGAGGCCTAGCTGTTGCTGCACCGTTGGGATGCGGGCCGCCCAGGTTGAGAAGCACAAGCCCTGCAGGAAAAAAGCCGCCGCCACCGCCAAACGGTACGTACGGCGCGGGCGGAGTAAGTCGGGGCCAGAAGAATACGTGAGCATAGCAGAAGCCGGCAGCGAAGTTGAGTAGGCAAAAAAAGACCCATCTGAGCCCGGGAATGAGCGAGATGGGTGGGAGTAACAAGGGAACCTGAACTGCGGTGGGGACGCAGAGGCAAAGATCAGCAAAAACAACCGGAAACGCTTAAGAGACAATACAAGGGGCGAGGTACACGGGCAAACAGGCCGAAAGGTAACATAAGCTGCAGACGAAGGTCAGAAAGCAGGAATGACTTTGCGGAATAAAATTATTGAGCCAGATAAGCTTGCCTCATGGTTTCTGAAGCTGTTTAAGAGGTGCACGTTGACGGTAGCCGAAAACAGGTGATTAGAAGAAGGTTAACACGTTATGCTTCAGCAAGCGGACGCCAGATCAAGCATGACGGTCTGCTACAGACTGCCCACATGCCCCCGGCAACCTGCGGTTCTGTCCTGCTCAACACGAAGGGTGCGCGTAATCAGGGAAAGATGTTGCACCTGCATCCCTTTTCTCGTGAGCCAGAGACTTGGCAGCTGGCAAAACTTCTGACGGGCGGTGGGGTTTAAGGTCACGGTGCCAGGAGCGTATTGCTGCGGTGCCGTGCTTCTCAAAACGTCAGGCATTCACGCTCAACTCCCACACGTATACCTACCAATGAAGTCGACTTTATTCCTTACAGCCGCGCTGGTGACGTTTGCGGCTCAGGTATCAGCCCAAACCACTGCGCCCTTGCGGGCGGCCGCCGACCAGATTACGACCAAGCAGGGGCCCCTCACGGTGCAGCCTATTACGCACGGCAGCGTAGTGCTCACCTGGAATGGCAAAACCATTTACGTTGACCCTTACGGTGGTCCGGAGGCCTACGCCGGACTGGCCGCGCCGGATGTAGTACTGATCACAGACATCCACGGTGACCACCTGGACTCGAAAACTCTGGCGGGCCTTCCCGTCAGCAAAGCCCTGATGGTAGTGCCCAATGCCGTAGCGGAGAAACTGCCGGCAGAATACCGAGCACAGGTACGCATCCTGAACAACGGTCAGCAGCTCGACACGCTGGGAATGCGCGTTTCGGCCATCCCCATGTATAACCTGCCTGAGGCCCCCGACGCCATGCACACCAAAGGGCGCGGCAACGGCTACGTAGTGAACCTGGGCGGCAAAAACGTTTACTTCTCTGGCGATACCGAAGACACCCCCGAAATGCGCGCCCTCAAGGGCATTGACGTGGCCTTTGTGTGCATGAACCTGCCCTACACCATGGATGTGCAACAGGCCGCGCAGGGCGTGCTGGCTTTCAAGCCGGGCATTGTGTACCCATATCACTACCGGGGCCAGAGCGGCCTGAGCGACGTGGCTACTTTCAAGAAAACCGTAAACACAGCCAACAAGAAGATT from Hymenobacter taeanensis encodes:
- a CDS encoding MBL fold metallo-hydrolase; amino-acid sequence: MKSTLFLTAALVTFAAQVSAQTTAPLRAAADQITTKQGPLTVQPITHGSVVLTWNGKTIYVDPYGGPEAYAGLAAPDVVLITDIHGDHLDSKTLAGLPVSKALMVVPNAVAEKLPAEYRAQVRILNNGQQLDTLGMRVSAIPMYNLPEAPDAMHTKGRGNGYVVNLGGKNVYFSGDTEDTPEMRALKGIDVAFVCMNLPYTMDVQQAAQGVLAFKPGIVYPYHYRGQSGLSDVATFKKTVNTANKKIDVRLRNWYPSAK